From the Helianthus annuus cultivar XRQ/B chromosome 17, HanXRQr2.0-SUNRISE, whole genome shotgun sequence genome, the window TCATATATACCCGCATTGGTTATTGCTAAAGGATTTTATGTATCCAAAATGGGCAGTGGCGTGTGCACGTTTATTTATAACGGTAGAGGTAATAAATGGAGACGTTACTGTATAACCATATccccgttaatttcttaaaataCCTAGGTTGATTATTTAATGACTCTTTGTCTCATTCCATTTCAGATGTCATCGGATATGTTACTGAGGTAGGTGCGCCATCTGTGAACGCTTCGGGTTCACGCACAGTCGAATTCAGTCTAACGAATGAACGGTTAGTAACACCTTCCTATTGCTTACGCAGCCTTCTCTCCCTACATGACAACTGAGACTTTTATTCTAATCGGTGTTTTGCAGCAAGCGCCAAGTCAGAGTGACACCGTGGGGCCACCTTGGTGATGTTATGATTCAGAGGAAGGGTGAGAACCCACCCGTTTACTCTCTTATCTTGACTTCCATGAGCGCGAAGTTCTACCTCGGTACATTTGTTTCCCGTTACATGTCTGCTTACCATTGAAGTTGTTATATTGTTTTAACTTTTTTCTTGCCTGGCGCAGGCACCCTGTGTTTGTCCAGCTCAACATCGACTATGCTCATCGATTCGGATGAGATACCTGCGATGCAGTCTTTCAGGGCGTCCATCAGGTATTATTACACCCTCAACTAATTACCCTCTGCTTACCTGTGTTGCACTGTTCTGGGCTTTGCCTGACTATTTGTATGCGTTTCCTAGCTGTGTTGCCGTCGACGGTACTAGCGAGCCAATTACCGAGGATGTAGCCTGTGTTGGCACCCTAAGTGAGCTTTTGGACAAGGTGCGTGGCGACAAGACTAAAAAGAAGGTACGCTACTAACTTACTTTACAACTTAGACCCCACTTAGGCCTACGTAAGCCACATGAATGAATGAATGTGATTGgagaatgaatgaatgaatgcgATTGGAGAATACTAACGGCCACATGATACCTTTTCCTTTTGTGGGACCCATTTTCAAAAATGCTCCAATAATCTGCCTTGTGGAAGTTTCACCTATAATTGATTGATTTCCATACACAATGTAATTGTGCATATTTATTTTTAGATAACCGTGTACATAAATTTTTCGTGCTTTTCCTTCGCAGGCCTGCTTATGCAGATTTGGATTCAGAAGAAACAGTTGATAGTGACCCACATCAAAGGTATACCGTCTGCACTTAGTGTTAGTAATGAAAACCCGTACTACTTTTCAATGCATATATACGTAAACATAGTATACCATTTTTAATAGTTTTCTTTTCGTTATTTCACTGCAGTCAGTTGGCTGGTGATGGGATTGGGGATGACGGTGGCATGCGTTAGCTAAAGTTTGGTCTATGTGTTATCCAATAAGATAGGAAGGCGTGCGAGAGTTTATGCGTTTTTCCTTTTtctgtttcatgttttttttcttGGAAGACATCTTTTTCCACTTTTTTTGGCCGGCAAGTTTTGCCAAggaaacaatttatggtccatggtttaataaagtttaagcaCGCCCTTTGTAAGCATATTGTCTTACATGTTATGCACCGGCCGTGTCAGACGTCTTACCATGAACAAACAATAGCTATTATGCAagccgtgcatcgcacgggctttctccctagtaataataaaataaaacttacaatGAAATTAATGTTGTGGTGTACGTGGAATGATAAAGATCAGAAAGAATCAATTAATACATGACCTCCAAGTCATAATTGCAACTATAAATAGAGAATGGTGGTGAAGCATTCTGTTTGCTCACACCATACCTTCTCTCTCGCCccctctctactctctctctctctatatatatatatatatatatatatatatatatatatatatccatttTTGCTTTAGGTATTACACCCATAATACTACAAAGCTCTGcctcgttttaagtgttttaacccctgatcactgattcGATACCCTATCCGATCGATCTTGAACCCAACAACGGATGTCAAGGCACTGCCTGATTAAGGCTATGCTTTGTTAACTACGTTGGGGTTATGATCTCGTGATgtattgataaagttgaattgggttattatactaacacgagTGCATTGTATATTTTATCAAGAGCTTAGGAATTATACCAAGATTATTGTCAGGAGGCTTTTAGTTAAACCCTACAtttacaaagtgagtcattctctctttCTATCAAATtactttacaaaaccctaaatgtttttcaattatacttacagtgattaagtctttgtattctacaattactgccggtatgtggggttttgtatacactactatTCAAGCGTTGCTATTGGACGAAAGTTAGTCAATAGTAATATAAACACAATCATTGTAACTGCCAAGATGACAAATACTGAATGAGTTTTTGGGTAGATATAAATATTGTAATCGCTCTTGATACTGTgaagtataacaatatattttttataaaatagaatgaactcgccagtatttcttgttgataaaatgtttttaaaacgcgtttcaggtaacttgtTGTAAAGATAATAGGAGCTAGCACTGAatgcttaaataaagtggctataaatacctgaataaaagaagaaaaatttatgttttatttatttgggtttatccctataaaaacatTTGAATGAAATACGTGTTTtagcccatttatttaatattaaaagtttggtgtttttacaaactctgaaattatttcctaactacgatcctgatgaaaaaaATTTTCGCTGTgtatttaataaacaccgataccacttgaCTTAttcacggctcccgctcccaAGGTGGGGTCGGGGTTGTGACAATACCCTAATACACAAAATAAAAAACTGAAATTAATATACAAAATGAAATCACATTCTGTAATTAAATTCTGTTAGGACTACAGTAAGCAGAAACAAACCTTTAAATCGGCAAAGAAGACTATTCGTCACTAACCATCACGGACAACTCGAATTTGCTAAAAAACACTTTCTTGTATGGATTTTGCATATAAATTCTAATACTCTCTTGGCATAACAACGTATAGGAGCTCCTCCAAGGTACCACTTTC encodes:
- the LOC118489237 gene encoding uncharacterized protein LOC118489237, with the protein product MIQRKGENPPVYSLILTSMSAKFYLGTLCLSSSTSTMLIDSDEIPAMQSFRASISCVAVDGTSEPITEDVACVGTLSELLDKVRGDKTKKKACLCRFGFRRNS